The Mus musculus strain C57BL/6J chromosome 2, GRCm38.p6 C57BL/6J genome has a window encoding:
- the Cstdc1 gene encoding cystatin-14 precursor — MSWKVPMLVGLVVLGTHIWTINKEFLDVTKDLDYFVASVEFAVAQFNDNNPEENTYKLLEVGRAQKKTWTMIFLMDLEMGRTICKKHDENIHNCPLLQGSREKKVHCVFQVDARPWFSHFTILTSTCVPT, encoded by the exons ATGTCGTGGAAGGTGCCCATGCTTGTAGGACTGGTTGTGCTAGGCACTCATATATGGACCATTAACAAAGAATTTCTAGATGTTACTAAGGATCTAGATTATTTTGTGGCATCAGTAGAGTTTGCTGTGGCTCAGTTCAATGACAACAACCCAGAAGAGAACACATACAAGTTGCTCGAAGTTGGCAGAGCCCAGAAAAAG ACATggacaatgatttttttaatggatttGGAGATGGGCCGCACAATTTGTAAGAAACATGATGAAAACATCCATAATTGCCCATTGCTACAAGGCTCAAGAGAAAAGAAG gtgcattGTGTTTTCCAAGTAGATGCGAGACCTTGGTTTTCCCACTTCACCATCCTGACTAGCACCTGTGTGCCGACATAA